From the Alloalcanivorax dieselolei B5 genome, one window contains:
- a CDS encoding long-chain-fatty-acid--CoA ligase, with product MLGQMMQQPLLISSQITHAARYHGDAEIVSVETTGGVHRTTWGEVEQRSRQLASALLQLGLDHCDRAATLAWNNYRHLEVYFGVSGAGLVCHTINPRLFPEQLVYIFNHAEDKVLFIDKTFLPLIAAIRDKLDHLKHIVLMGPVDEEAEKQVPGIIGYDDLVARGEQNFRWPEFDENTASSLCYTSGTTGNPKGALYSHRSTVLHSYAVVMPDSLGLSGRDCLMPVVPMFHVNAWGIPYAAAMVGAKLVLPGPNLDGDSLKNLINEHQVTLAAGVPTLWQGLIGALKKSGEKVPSLNRTVIGGSACPPSMIATFRDDYDVDTLHAWGMTEMSPIGSVSTLLHKHLSLSADEQAAVRAKQGRPPFGVALKIMDDDGNDLPNDGEAQGNLYAQGHWVIDAYFNVDTPAPHQGGWFPTGDIATLDGNGILTIKDRSKDVIKSGGEWISSVELENLAMGMDELADAAVIAARHAKWDERPLLIAVKAEGQNPSEQDILAGFEGKVASWQFPDAVVFVEQLPRNATGKVLKNKLRDEFGDTLLNQG from the coding sequence ATGCTTGGCCAAATGATGCAACAGCCGCTGCTGATCAGCAGCCAGATCACCCACGCCGCCCGTTACCATGGCGACGCCGAGATCGTCTCGGTGGAGACCACGGGCGGCGTGCACCGCACCACCTGGGGCGAAGTGGAACAACGTTCACGTCAGCTGGCTTCCGCGCTGCTGCAACTGGGACTGGATCATTGCGACCGGGCCGCCACCCTGGCCTGGAACAACTATCGCCACCTGGAAGTCTATTTTGGTGTCTCCGGCGCCGGTCTGGTCTGCCATACCATCAATCCCCGGCTGTTCCCCGAACAGCTGGTGTACATCTTCAATCACGCCGAGGACAAGGTCCTGTTCATCGACAAGACCTTCCTGCCGCTGATCGCCGCCATCCGCGACAAGCTGGATCACCTGAAGCATATCGTGCTGATGGGGCCAGTGGACGAGGAGGCGGAAAAACAGGTTCCCGGCATCATCGGCTATGACGACCTGGTGGCCCGGGGCGAGCAGAATTTCCGCTGGCCGGAGTTCGATGAGAACACCGCTTCCAGCCTGTGCTACACCTCCGGCACCACCGGCAACCCCAAGGGCGCGCTCTATTCCCACCGCTCCACGGTGCTGCATTCCTACGCCGTGGTGATGCCCGACAGCCTGGGGCTCAGCGGGCGGGACTGCCTCATGCCGGTGGTTCCGATGTTCCATGTGAACGCCTGGGGGATCCCCTACGCCGCCGCCATGGTCGGCGCCAAACTGGTACTTCCCGGGCCGAACCTGGACGGCGACAGCCTGAAAAACCTGATCAACGAGCATCAGGTGACCCTGGCCGCCGGTGTGCCGACCCTGTGGCAGGGCCTGATCGGCGCACTGAAGAAGAGCGGCGAGAAAGTCCCCAGTCTGAACCGCACCGTGATCGGCGGCTCCGCCTGTCCGCCTTCGATGATCGCCACTTTCCGCGACGACTACGACGTCGACACCCTGCATGCCTGGGGCATGACCGAAATGAGCCCGATCGGCTCGGTCAGCACCCTGCTGCACAAACACCTGAGCCTGTCAGCGGACGAGCAGGCCGCGGTGCGCGCCAAACAAGGCCGGCCGCCGTTCGGCGTGGCGTTGAAAATCATGGACGACGACGGCAATGACCTGCCCAACGACGGCGAGGCCCAGGGCAATCTGTACGCTCAGGGGCACTGGGTCATTGACGCCTATTTCAACGTCGACACCCCGGCGCCGCATCAGGGCGGCTGGTTCCCCACCGGAGATATCGCCACCCTCGACGGCAACGGTATTCTCACCATCAAGGACCGCTCCAAGGACGTGATCAAATCCGGCGGCGAGTGGATCAGTTCGGTGGAGCTGGAAAACCTGGCCATGGGCATGGACGAACTGGCCGACGCCGCGGTGATCGCCGCCCGTCACGCCAAATGGGATGAGCGCCCCTTGCTGATCGCGGTCAAAGCGGAAGGTCAGAACCCCTCGGAGCAGGACATCCTGGCCGGCTTCGAAGGCAAGGTGGCCTCCTGGCAATTTCCCGACGCGGTGGTGTTCGTGGAGCAACTGCCCCGTAATGCCACCGGCAAGGTACTGAAGAACAAGCTCCGTGATGAGTTTGGCGATACCCTGCTGAACCAGGGCTGA
- a CDS encoding arylamine N-acetyltransferase family protein, translated as MTNRVDLNAYLERIDYRGPRTAGLSLLAELQRRHIATIPFENLSPFLGLEVALSPQGLERKLIHQHRGGYCYEHNLLFKNILEQLGFQVSGLGARVLWEQPYTARPAVSHMLLRVTLDEVDYLVDTGFGALTPTAPLRLDRVGPQETAHEPYRVLHLNDHFLLEAYAGNGWKTLYRFDLRELWQADYEMASWYLSHHPRSHFVTNLVACRADADGRRNLNNQRLSIYPPGGERQRRTLSSVAEVLAVLEQEIGLRLPDHPALEQRVAGLLTAGAG; from the coding sequence ATGACCAATCGGGTGGATCTCAATGCCTATCTGGAGCGAATCGATTATCGTGGCCCGCGCACGGCGGGACTGTCGCTGCTGGCGGAGCTGCAACGGCGGCACATCGCCACCATCCCCTTCGAGAATTTGTCACCGTTTCTCGGCCTGGAGGTGGCGCTGTCCCCGCAGGGGCTGGAGCGCAAGCTGATCCATCAGCACCGTGGTGGCTATTGCTATGAGCACAACCTGCTGTTCAAGAACATCCTGGAACAGTTGGGATTCCAGGTCAGCGGCCTGGGGGCCCGGGTGCTGTGGGAGCAGCCCTACACGGCACGGCCGGCGGTGTCCCATATGCTGCTGCGGGTCACCCTGGACGAGGTGGATTATCTGGTGGACACCGGATTCGGCGCCTTGACCCCCACCGCCCCCCTGCGCCTGGACCGTGTAGGGCCGCAGGAGACTGCCCATGAGCCCTATCGCGTGCTGCACCTGAATGATCATTTCCTGCTCGAGGCTTACGCGGGGAATGGCTGGAAAACATTGTATCGGTTCGATTTGCGTGAGCTGTGGCAGGCGGACTACGAAATGGCCAGCTGGTATCTGTCGCACCATCCGCGGTCCCATTTCGTCACCAACCTGGTGGCTTGCCGGGCGGACGCCGATGGCCGCCGGAACCTGAATAACCAGCGCCTGTCGATCTACCCGCCGGGAGGGGAACGCCAGCGGCGGACGCTGAGCAGCGTGGCGGAAGTACTGGCGGTGCTGGAACAGGAAATCGGTCTGCGGCTCCCGGATCACCCGGCGTTGGAGCAGCGCGTGGCGGGCTTGCTGACCGCCGGGGCGGGCTGA
- a CDS encoding recombination-associated protein RdgC produces the protein MWIKNLTVFSAKDPFTWPVSELETQLESARCQPCGSQAPSSEGFVPPLKGEERMVFAVEGFVYCVHQEITRLLPGPVIKEELDERVEQIQERDDRRVGRKERAELKEQITFELLPRAFTRSRRTGVLIDLERGRILVDSSSSTRAEQVVSALREALGSLPVTHAGGESAPTTAFAGWLRDHRQLPEDFGLGDRCELKDVKGEGASVRFTAVDLGREEILAHLDTDMVPVRVNLSWNDQLEFDLTDGLDLKRIKALDQFQENLDSMEADDAVAELMARISLQGNALRNLLDGIYQYFQVKADAA, from the coding sequence ATGTGGATCAAGAATCTGACGGTGTTTAGCGCCAAGGACCCTTTTACCTGGCCGGTGTCGGAGCTGGAAACCCAACTGGAGAGCGCCCGTTGCCAGCCCTGCGGCAGCCAGGCTCCCAGTAGCGAGGGCTTCGTGCCGCCACTGAAGGGCGAGGAGCGGATGGTGTTCGCGGTGGAAGGGTTTGTCTATTGCGTGCACCAGGAGATCACCCGCCTGTTGCCTGGTCCGGTGATCAAGGAGGAACTGGATGAGCGGGTGGAGCAGATCCAGGAGCGTGATGATCGTCGCGTGGGCCGTAAGGAGCGGGCGGAACTCAAGGAACAGATTACCTTTGAGCTGCTGCCCAGGGCGTTCACCCGCTCCCGCCGCACCGGCGTGTTGATCGATCTGGAGCGTGGCCGGATTCTGGTGGACAGTTCTTCCTCCACCCGTGCCGAGCAAGTGGTATCGGCGCTGCGCGAGGCGCTGGGCTCGCTGCCGGTGACCCATGCCGGCGGTGAAAGCGCGCCGACCACCGCGTTCGCGGGCTGGTTACGGGATCACCGGCAATTGCCGGAGGACTTCGGTCTTGGTGATCGCTGCGAGCTGAAGGATGTGAAAGGCGAGGGTGCCAGCGTGCGGTTCACCGCGGTGGATCTGGGCCGCGAGGAGATCCTGGCCCACCTGGACACCGACATGGTGCCGGTGCGGGTGAACCTGTCCTGGAATGACCAGCTGGAGTTCGATCTTACCGACGGCCTGGACCTGAAACGCATCAAGGCGCTGGATCAGTTCCAGGAGAATCTGGACAGCATGGAGGCGGACGATGCCGTGGCGGAGCTGATGGCACGCATCAGTTTGCAGGGTAACGCCTTGCGTAATCTGCTGGACGGCATCTACCAGTACTTTCAGGTAAAAGCCGACGCGGCCTGA
- a CDS encoding SRPBCC family protein: protein MQRIEINRSFPFSVEKLFDFLSDHENLELIFAPARIQRIKDGVDTPNGVGSVRRMRILMAPPFEETVTEVVPNERIAYRISKGSPLKNHQGVMSFSAQPDGGSHLHYVITFQGKLPLMGPLIKAGLQRGIERGLSRLQL, encoded by the coding sequence ATGCAACGTATTGAGATTAACCGGAGCTTTCCGTTTTCGGTGGAGAAACTGTTCGACTTCCTCAGTGATCACGAAAACCTGGAACTGATTTTCGCGCCGGCCAGAATTCAGCGGATCAAGGATGGTGTGGATACCCCCAACGGCGTCGGTTCCGTGCGTCGTATGCGTATCCTGATGGCGCCGCCGTTCGAGGAAACAGTGACCGAAGTGGTGCCCAACGAGCGGATCGCGTACCGCATCAGCAAGGGCAGCCCGCTGAAGAACCACCAGGGTGTGATGAGCTTCTCCGCGCAACCGGACGGCGGCAGCCATCTGCACTACGTGATCACTTTCCAGGGCAAATTGCCGCTGATGGGGCCGCTCATCAAGGCCGGGCTGCAACGCGGCATCGAGCGGGGGCTGAGCCGGCTGCAGCTTTAG
- a CDS encoding YciI family protein codes for MKYLCLVYCEEEKLHGLPESPEDAECEAYCETVEASGQLVAAEALEPVNTAVTVRLHQGTTSVTDGPFAETKEQLAGFYLIDARDLNQAIQLAARIPAARVGCVEVRPVRQLQP; via the coding sequence ATGAAATATTTGTGCCTGGTCTACTGCGAGGAAGAAAAGCTGCACGGCCTGCCGGAAAGTCCGGAAGACGCCGAATGCGAGGCCTACTGCGAGACCGTGGAGGCCAGCGGCCAGTTGGTCGCCGCAGAAGCCCTGGAACCGGTCAACACCGCGGTCACCGTGCGCCTGCATCAAGGCACCACTTCGGTGACCGACGGCCCCTTCGCCGAAACCAAGGAACAACTGGCGGGGTTCTACCTGATCGACGCCCGCGACCTGAATCAGGCGATCCAGCTGGCGGCACGGATTCCCGCGGCGCGGGTGGGTTGTGTGGAAGTACGGCCGGTGCGGCAGCTGCAACCCTGA
- a CDS encoding RNA polymerase sigma factor, with protein MDSPASPALQRQVASLYQAESRRVLATLIRLLGDFDLAEEALQDAFIAAMEQWPRDGIPEQPRAWLVSTGRFKAIDTLRRRARFDASQEEIARRLEKDVPPPGEEEELEDDRLRLIFTCCHPALPADARVALTLREVCDLTTEEIASAYLVATPTMAQRIVRAKNKIRQAGIPYQVPERQELNERLDSVLQVIYLVFNEGYFASSGDNLTRPDLSREAIRLGALLVELLPESEARGLLALMLLIEARRPARLDHQGDLILLEDQDRSLWDQDLIQQGTALVERALGEGRFGTYTLQAAIAAVHGEAASADQTDWPQIVGLYDVLLRTSPSPVIELNRAVAVAMRDGWEAGLELVDELLAGGQLDGYLPARAARADLLRRLGRHQDALRVYQEALTLSRQGAERRLLEKRVAELSSVIPSSL; from the coding sequence ATGGACAGCCCCGCCTCACCGGCGCTGCAACGTCAGGTGGCCTCTCTGTACCAGGCGGAATCCCGCCGGGTACTGGCCACGCTCATCCGCTTGCTGGGCGACTTCGATCTGGCCGAGGAGGCTCTGCAGGACGCCTTCATCGCCGCCATGGAGCAATGGCCACGGGACGGCATTCCCGAACAGCCCCGGGCCTGGCTGGTCTCCACCGGCCGCTTCAAGGCCATCGACACCCTGCGCCGGCGCGCCCGTTTCGATGCCTCCCAGGAGGAGATCGCCCGGCGCCTGGAGAAGGACGTGCCGCCACCCGGCGAGGAAGAAGAGCTGGAAGATGACCGTCTGCGGCTGATCTTCACCTGCTGCCACCCGGCCCTGCCCGCCGACGCCCGGGTGGCACTGACCCTGCGGGAGGTGTGCGACCTCACCACCGAGGAAATCGCCAGCGCCTACCTGGTGGCCACGCCGACCATGGCGCAACGCATCGTGCGTGCCAAGAACAAGATCCGCCAGGCGGGCATCCCCTATCAGGTGCCGGAACGGCAGGAACTCAACGAGCGGCTCGACTCCGTACTGCAGGTGATTTATCTGGTCTTCAACGAGGGTTATTTCGCCTCCTCCGGCGATAATCTGACACGCCCGGATCTGTCCCGTGAGGCCATCCGTCTCGGCGCTTTGCTGGTGGAGTTACTGCCCGAATCCGAAGCGCGCGGCCTGCTGGCGCTGATGCTGTTGATCGAGGCCCGGCGGCCGGCCCGCCTGGATCACCAGGGCGATCTGATCTTGCTGGAAGATCAGGACCGCTCATTGTGGGACCAGGACCTGATTCAACAGGGCACCGCCCTGGTGGAGCGCGCCCTGGGCGAGGGCCGGTTCGGTACCTATACGTTGCAGGCCGCCATCGCCGCGGTGCACGGCGAAGCCGCCAGCGCCGACCAGACCGACTGGCCGCAGATCGTCGGCCTCTACGACGTTTTGTTGCGCACCAGCCCGTCGCCGGTGATCGAACTGAACCGGGCAGTGGCGGTGGCCATGCGGGATGGCTGGGAAGCGGGTCTGGAACTGGTCGACGAGTTGCTGGCCGGCGGCCAATTGGACGGCTATCTGCCGGCCCGGGCCGCCCGCGCCGATCTGCTGCGGCGGCTGGGCCGCCATCAGGATGCGCTGCGGGTCTACCAGGAGGCTCTGACGCTGAGCCGCCAGGGGGCGGAGCGGCGCCTGTTGGAAAAACGGGTGGCGGAGCTGTCTTCTGTTATCCCATCTTCGTTATAA
- a CDS encoding YciI family protein, whose protein sequence is MKYLCLIYVNEDALERLPADERRALRDSARALRQQLRQHQRLHASGMVASTLTATTLRYRNERRQIEPGPATEGPVQLAGWLVLEAAHLDEALALAAHLPACRLGAVEVRPVTTAEETP, encoded by the coding sequence ATGAAGTACCTGTGTCTGATTTACGTGAACGAAGACGCTCTGGAACGCCTGCCGGCGGATGAGCGGCGGGCGCTGCGTGACAGCGCCCGGGCGTTACGCCAACAATTACGCCAGCATCAAAGACTGCACGCCAGCGGCATGGTGGCCTCCACCCTCACCGCCACCACTCTGCGATACCGTAATGAACGGCGACAGATCGAACCGGGGCCGGCCACCGAAGGACCGGTGCAACTGGCCGGCTGGCTGGTGCTGGAAGCGGCCCATCTGGATGAAGCCCTGGCCCTGGCCGCTCACCTGCCCGCTTGCCGGCTTGGCGCGGTGGAAGTGCGGCCGGTCACGACAGCGGAGGAAACCCCATGA
- a CDS encoding nuclear transport factor 2 family protein — protein MIEKTIAEWHKLVEARDAAGLDAILADNVVFHSPVVHTPQEGKAITSLYLTAALRTLNNEHFRYEREILDGNNAVLEFSTNLEGIHINGIDMIHCDDQGRIDDFKVMVRPLKAVNKIHQMMAAMLEKLK, from the coding sequence GTGATAGAAAAAACCATCGCCGAATGGCATAAGCTGGTGGAGGCCCGGGATGCCGCCGGGCTGGATGCGATTCTGGCCGACAACGTGGTGTTCCACTCGCCGGTGGTGCATACCCCCCAGGAAGGCAAGGCGATCACCTCCCTGTACCTGACCGCCGCCCTGCGTACCCTGAATAACGAGCACTTCCGTTATGAGCGAGAGATTCTTGACGGTAATAACGCGGTGCTGGAATTTTCCACCAATCTGGAAGGGATCCACATCAACGGCATCGACATGATCCACTGCGATGATCAGGGCCGTATCGATGACTTCAAGGTGATGGTCCGCCCGTTGAAGGCAGTGAACAAGATCCATCAGATGATGGCGGCGATGCTGGAGAAGCTGAAATAA
- a CDS encoding zinc-dependent alcohol dehydrogenase family protein, whose protein sequence is MKTRAAVLREMGAQRPYKTSQPLKIEELELDAPGHGEILVRVRAAGLCHSDLSVIDGNRPRPLPMALGHEAAGEVMEVGDGVTDLEIGDHVVFSFVPSCGTCDYCLDGRAALCAPGAAANNEGTLLGGGMRLHQNEHTVNHHLGVSGFAEYAVTSRRSAVKVNKDLPFDIAAVFGCAVLTGVGAVVHTAGLRAGQSVLVVGLGGVGLSAVLGAVAGGARQIIAADIAQDKLDMAKSLGATHVVNSRDEDAVEQVKAISGGGVDIAAEFAGVGPALEFAFAATGKGGKTVTAGLPHPSTRMAVSPVQLVAEERSLLGSYLGGHVPALDIPEYVALYLAGRLPVDKLLTHRLKLEDINEGFDRLADGEAIRQVILFD, encoded by the coding sequence ATGAAAACACGTGCCGCGGTATTGCGCGAAATGGGCGCCCAGCGCCCCTACAAAACATCCCAGCCACTGAAGATCGAAGAGCTGGAACTGGATGCCCCCGGACACGGCGAGATTCTGGTGCGGGTACGCGCCGCCGGCCTGTGCCACTCGGATCTGTCGGTGATCGACGGCAACCGTCCGCGCCCTCTGCCCATGGCCCTGGGTCACGAAGCCGCCGGCGAAGTGATGGAAGTGGGTGATGGCGTCACCGATCTGGAAATCGGCGATCATGTAGTGTTCTCCTTCGTCCCCAGCTGCGGCACCTGCGATTACTGCCTTGATGGCCGTGCCGCTCTGTGCGCGCCGGGCGCCGCCGCCAACAACGAAGGCACCCTGCTCGGCGGCGGCATGCGCCTGCACCAGAACGAACACACCGTGAATCACCACCTGGGCGTATCCGGCTTCGCCGAGTACGCGGTGACCTCACGGCGCTCCGCGGTGAAGGTCAACAAGGACCTGCCGTTCGATATCGCCGCCGTCTTTGGCTGCGCCGTGCTCACCGGGGTCGGTGCGGTGGTGCACACCGCTGGTTTGCGCGCCGGCCAGTCCGTGCTGGTGGTGGGCCTCGGCGGTGTTGGATTGTCAGCGGTACTAGGCGCGGTGGCCGGTGGCGCCCGTCAGATCATCGCCGCCGACATCGCCCAGGACAAACTGGACATGGCCAAATCCCTGGGCGCCACTCATGTGGTGAATTCCAGGGATGAGGACGCGGTGGAACAAGTCAAGGCAATCAGCGGCGGCGGCGTGGACATCGCCGCGGAGTTCGCCGGTGTCGGCCCGGCGCTGGAGTTCGCTTTCGCCGCCACCGGCAAGGGCGGCAAAACAGTGACCGCCGGCCTGCCGCACCCCAGCACTCGCATGGCGGTGAGCCCGGTGCAACTAGTGGCGGAAGAGCGCAGCCTGCTGGGCTCTTATTTAGGCGGCCATGTGCCGGCCCTGGATATTCCCGAGTACGTGGCGCTGTACCTGGCCGGCCGTCTGCCGGTGGACAAGCTGCTCACCCATCGGCTGAAACTGGAAGACATCAATGAAGGCTTCGACCGCCTCGCCGATGGCGAAGCCATCCGGCAGGTGATTCTGTTCGACTAG
- a CDS encoding membrane protein, translated as MRDYRRPDGETLYWPVGPFKLRLPFIHYRFEWPDYLQGLLMCAVDLAAIPLMTELLGMPFEAALAVVLLNGILYLTHHLLGDPVVPGWITPAIPLLMAYCSGFPEGPERVHALIAFQLLLGGFCIFLGLTGLSRKVVNVVPPAIKAGIIMGAGIAAVITVFKVGGRFESFPWTISIAIGIAFYLIFSRHFNVLKKRNAFWATLGKLGIFPIIALAIVVAPIFAEAPWPTIEWGFTKPDFATLWNEYTVFGLGLPSAAMFLQAIPTMLAAYIVLFGDVLQGKALLTEADEARKDEKIDYDPDRAHMIFGGRNATMSIIGPDVAMCGPLWAAMHVVITERFKEGRKAMDSIFGGAGSFRWGTNTGLLLMPIVSLVEPILGVALALTLLIQGYVSVRIGILEARSQRDLGIAGVTAAVLATQGATWAFAVGVALCFLIYGRQFFTGENDQTFTKDLEQKAPEE; from the coding sequence ATGCGCGACTACCGACGCCCGGACGGCGAAACTCTCTATTGGCCTGTCGGCCCATTTAAGCTGCGTCTGCCTTTTATCCACTATCGTTTCGAGTGGCCCGATTATCTGCAAGGGCTGTTGATGTGCGCGGTGGACCTGGCGGCCATTCCGCTGATGACCGAGCTACTGGGCATGCCCTTCGAGGCGGCCCTCGCCGTGGTATTGCTCAATGGCATTCTGTATCTGACTCACCACCTGCTGGGCGACCCCGTGGTGCCGGGCTGGATCACTCCGGCGATCCCGTTGCTGATGGCCTACTGCAGCGGCTTCCCGGAAGGCCCGGAGCGTGTGCATGCGCTGATCGCTTTCCAGCTGTTACTGGGTGGCTTTTGTATTTTCCTGGGCCTCACCGGCTTGTCTCGCAAGGTGGTCAACGTGGTGCCGCCGGCCATCAAGGCCGGCATCATCATGGGCGCCGGCATCGCCGCGGTGATCACCGTGTTCAAGGTCGGCGGCCGCTTTGAAAGCTTCCCCTGGACCATTTCCATTGCCATTGGCATCGCCTTCTATTTGATCTTTTCCCGCCACTTCAATGTCCTGAAGAAGCGCAATGCGTTCTGGGCCACGCTCGGCAAATTGGGTATTTTCCCGATCATCGCTCTGGCCATCGTGGTGGCGCCGATCTTTGCTGAAGCGCCCTGGCCCACCATCGAGTGGGGCTTCACCAAACCGGATTTCGCCACGCTCTGGAATGAGTACACCGTGTTCGGCCTGGGGCTGCCCTCGGCGGCCATGTTCCTGCAGGCGATCCCGACCATGCTGGCCGCCTATATCGTGCTGTTCGGTGACGTGCTGCAGGGCAAGGCTCTGCTCACCGAGGCGGACGAAGCCCGCAAGGACGAGAAGATCGACTACGATCCCGACCGGGCGCATATGATTTTTGGCGGCCGCAATGCCACCATGAGCATCATCGGCCCCGATGTGGCCATGTGCGGCCCGCTGTGGGCGGCCATGCACGTGGTCATTACCGAGCGTTTCAAGGAAGGCCGTAAGGCCATGGACTCCATTTTCGGCGGCGCCGGCTCGTTCCGTTGGGGCACCAACACCGGCCTTCTGCTGATGCCCATCGTCAGCCTGGTGGAACCGATTCTCGGCGTGGCGCTGGCGCTGACCCTGCTGATCCAGGGCTACGTCAGCGTGCGCATTGGCATTCTGGAAGCCCGCAGTCAGCGGGACCTGGGTATCGCCGGCGTCACCGCCGCGGTCCTTGCCACCCAGGGCGCCACCTGGGCTTTCGCCGTTGGCGTGGCCCTGTGTTTTTTGATTTACGGCCGCCAGTTCTTCACTGGTGAAAATGATCAGACCTTCACGAAGGATCTGGAGCAAAAGGCTCCGGAAGAGTAA
- a CDS encoding TSUP family transporter, with translation MELDLSILLILAAVSLLAGFIDTLAGGGGLLTLPALMLAGLSPVQALATNKLQGTFGSGMAAFTLWRRRRFRIADVRRAFLASLIGSALGTILVQVMHTDILEILVPVVLVIIALYFLFSKGAGQVERAPRVSDKTYERALVPGIGFYDGFFGPGTGSFFALVEVALRGRDLITATARAKALNFASNIASLALFIAGGKVLWATGAVMVAGQLLGARLGAHAVIGGGARLIRPLIVVVCVAMLARYLVTTLGSGA, from the coding sequence GTGGAATTAGACCTCTCCATATTGCTGATATTGGCGGCGGTGTCGCTGCTCGCCGGTTTCATCGACACCCTGGCCGGCGGCGGCGGCTTGCTGACACTGCCCGCCTTGATGCTGGCCGGCCTGTCGCCCGTGCAGGCGCTGGCCACCAATAAGTTGCAGGGCACGTTTGGCTCCGGCATGGCTGCGTTCACGTTGTGGCGCCGGCGTCGTTTCCGCATCGCCGATGTGCGCCGGGCCTTCCTCGCCTCCCTGATCGGCAGTGCCCTCGGCACTATCCTGGTGCAAGTGATGCACACCGATATTCTGGAAATTCTGGTTCCGGTGGTGTTGGTGATCATCGCCCTCTATTTTCTGTTTTCAAAGGGCGCCGGTCAGGTGGAACGGGCGCCCCGGGTCAGCGACAAGACCTACGAACGCGCCCTGGTTCCGGGCATCGGCTTTTATGACGGTTTCTTCGGCCCCGGCACCGGCTCCTTTTTTGCTTTGGTGGAAGTGGCACTGCGCGGCCGCGACCTGATTACCGCCACCGCCCGTGCCAAGGCGCTCAACTTCGCCAGCAACATCGCCTCGCTCGCCCTGTTCATCGCCGGCGGCAAGGTGCTCTGGGCCACCGGCGCGGTGATGGTGGCCGGCCAGTTGCTGGGCGCGCGCCTCGGTGCTCACGCCGTGATCGGCGGCGGCGCCCGGTTGATCCGGCCTTTGATCGTGGTGGTCTGCGTCGCCATGCTGGCTCGCTATCTGGTGACCACGCTGGGCAGCGGCGCTTGA
- the ypfJ gene encoding KPN_02809 family neutral zinc metallopeptidase translates to MRWRGRRQSSNVEDRRGQPLSAGSGGGGAAVLLLRVVPWLLRSKTGRVLLLVGVVGYVGARLLGIDVLSMGQGNLTAERGQPLSAEQQELAEFSAVILAETEDTWRRIFAGMGKQYREPTLVLFSNGVRSACGTASSAVGPFYCPGDQQLYLDLTFFNELRRRHGVPGDFAQAYVIAHEVGHHVQTLLGISQRVRQAQSGLSRAEANALSVRQELQADCFAGVWGHEAGQKQLLEEGDLEEALTAANAIGDDTLQKQAGRAVVPDSFTHGSSAQRMKWFRRGFDSGDISACDTFAG, encoded by the coding sequence ATGCGTTGGCGAGGAAGACGACAAAGCAGCAACGTGGAGGATCGCCGGGGTCAGCCGCTCAGCGCCGGCAGTGGCGGCGGGGGCGCGGCTGTGTTGCTGCTCCGGGTGGTGCCCTGGCTGTTGCGCAGCAAGACCGGCCGGGTGCTGCTTCTGGTGGGCGTGGTGGGTTACGTCGGTGCCCGTTTGCTGGGAATCGACGTGTTGTCGATGGGGCAGGGGAACCTGACAGCGGAGCGGGGGCAGCCGTTGTCCGCCGAACAGCAGGAACTGGCGGAATTTTCCGCCGTGATACTGGCTGAGACGGAAGACACCTGGCGGCGTATTTTCGCTGGTATGGGGAAACAATACCGTGAACCGACCCTGGTGTTGTTCAGCAATGGCGTGCGTTCCGCCTGCGGCACCGCCAGTTCCGCGGTCGGCCCTTTCTATTGTCCCGGCGACCAGCAGCTTTATCTGGATCTGACCTTCTTCAACGAATTGCGCCGGCGCCACGGCGTGCCTGGGGATTTTGCCCAGGCCTATGTGATTGCGCACGAGGTGGGCCATCATGTGCAGACCCTGCTGGGTATCAGCCAGCGGGTACGCCAGGCCCAGTCCGGTCTTTCCCGGGCCGAGGCCAATGCCCTGTCGGTGCGGCAGGAATTACAGGCGGATTGCTTTGCCGGGGTGTGGGGACATGAGGCCGGACAAAAGCAACTGCTGGAGGAGGGGGACCTGGAAGAAGCCCTGACCGCCGCCAACGCCATCGGTGACGACACTTTGCAAAAGCAGGCGGGGCGTGCGGTGGTGCCGGACAGCTTCACCCATGGCAGCTCGGCCCAGCGGATGAAATGGTTCCGGCGTGGATTCGACAGCGGCGATATCAGCGCCTGCGATACGTTCGCGGGTTGA